The following proteins are encoded in a genomic region of Nicotiana sylvestris chromosome 4, ASM39365v2, whole genome shotgun sequence:
- the LOC138890215 gene encoding uncharacterized protein produces MPPKLKSLDFTGRVWFISLKTVPLLAQVSFAFRGGFFLESKPHYTRVIESFCAVEHLHLDNHSLKLLAAGAGEVPINLPFRVHCVKNLYLSGLYLSELYSVACALCLMRSFPYLEYMEIKVDNSGVPIALDIIDLEGSFGETVFNSLSIIVIRSIRGTNPHMQLLKLLLAKSPALTRIIIEALTYEDYEILKSVIEHSEFRCASPDVEVVLNY; encoded by the exons ATGCCCCCCAAATTGAAGTCTCTTGACTTCACAGGCAGAGTATGGTTTATCAGTTTAAAAACTGTTCCACTTCTGGCACAAGTATCATTTGCTTTTAGGGGAGGCTTTTTCCTGGAATCAAAACCTCACTATACTAGGGTTATTGAGTCTTTTTGTGCggtggaacatctccatttggaTAACCATAGTCTCAAG TTATTGGCTGCAGGTGCAGGAGAAGTACCAATTAATCTTCCCTTTCGTGTTCACTGTGTGAAAAATCTTTACCTCTCCGGTCTTTATCTGAGTGAATTGTATTCCGTCGCCTGTGCTTTATGTTTGATGAGAAGCTTCCCATATTTAGAATATATGGAAATCAAG gTGGATAATAGTGGTGTACCTATAGCACTGGATATTATTGATTTGGAAGGAAGTTTTGGAGAAACAGTATTCAACAGCCTCAGTATAATTGTGATTAGGAGCATTCGAGGGACAAATCCTCACATGCAACTGTTGAAGCTTCTTCTGGCAAAGTCTCCGGCTCTTACGAGAATCATAATCGAGGCATTGACGTATGAAGATTATGAAATTCTCAAATCGGTAATTGAGCATTCAGAATTTAGGTGTGCATCACCTGACGTAGAAGTTGTATTAAACTACTAG